In the genome of Desulfonauticus submarinus, the window CCTAAAAAAATAGCGTAGAAAACTCCCAAAAATTGGACTTCCCTTACTTTTTTGAAAAAGGCAATACACGAGGCGTACGAAAAGTAACTACTCTAAAATAGAACCAAGTATAAAATACTATAAAAATAAATACACAACTCGCTAAAATAAGAGAATTGCGACAAAAAATAACAGAAAAAGTCAAACAAACTACTTCAATTGACCAAAAAAAAGGAGCAGTTAAAGCGTTTTTTGTTTTTTTATCTATATTATTGCCAATAATAAGTGTTAATAAACGTCTATACACAAGAGTATGAAAATGAATAGCATCTGGTTGTGAGGCTGCTGTTTCCATTAAAATTTTTCTCCTATAAATAGAAAATAGAGTTTCCCAAACAGGATATATTACTAAAAGCAGTGGAAGCCAAGGAGATACTTGAGAATGTTCTTTAGTTAAAAAAACCCCAATAGCTGCAGCAAAGAATCCCAACACATAAGCTCCACAATCTCCTAAAAAAATTAACCCAAAAGGATAGTTCCATATGAAAAAACCCAAAATAGAAAAAATTAAAATTAAACATAAATATAAAATAAATATATCATGAACCAAAAAAGCTATATATGCATATGCTCCAAAAACTAATATGCTAATTCCAGCACATAATCCATTAAAACCATCGATAATATTAAAGGCGTGACTAACTCCAGCAATTGCAAATATTGTAAACCCAAAGCTAAGATATTCATATTGCCAAATAAAATCCAAAAAAGGG includes:
- a CDS encoding MraY family glycosyltransferase: MQKFHVGFIPRIGGVAIYVALLSVSLAFWLSKKDFLVQYILLIVSVFPLFISGLVEDITKKVAPRWRLLAALMSAALVYWLLDIKITRLDIPFLDFIWQYEYLSFGFTIFAIAGVSHAFNIIDGFNGLCAGISILVFGAYAYIAFLVHDIFILYLCLILIFSILGFFIWNYPFGLIFLGDCGAYVLGFFAAAIGVFLTKEHSQVSPWLPLLLVIYPVWETLFSIYRRKILMETAASQPDAIHFHTLVYRRLLTLIIGNNIDKKTKNALTAPFFWSIEVVCLTFSVIFCRNSLILASCVFIFIVFYTWFYFRVVTFRTPRVLPFSKK